Proteins encoded together in one Lathyrus oleraceus cultivar Zhongwan6 chromosome 5, CAAS_Psat_ZW6_1.0, whole genome shotgun sequence window:
- the LOC127088125 gene encoding transcription factor HEC2, whose product MDCNNHLKSSSSSSEEQIDMMLMMMMQLPEFSSSNNNNEFPPSDQDFYNTRPLSDLIDNPPNPFPWSSSSSSSLPLQSTNNISFTNNNSTTPLILQQQQQTPPLMFSNANNTDAVTNPNRYGAAEKRTSMAAMREMIFRIAAMQPIYIDPESVKPPKRRNVKISKDPQSVAARHRRERISEKIRILQRMVPGGTKMDTASMLDEAIHYVKFLKTQLKTLQEHANNNRTVAGSGIGFPVSLPKPYQARSVDHYGD is encoded by the coding sequence ATGGACTGTAATAACCATTTGAAATCTTCCTCCTCATCATCAGAGGAACAGATTGAcatgatgttgatgatgatgatgcaacTCCCTGAATTCTCTTCATCCAACAACAACAATGAATTTCCACCGTCAGATCAAGACTTCTATAACACACGTCCTCTTTCAGATTTAATCGATAACCCTCCAAATCCATTCCCTTGgtcatcatcttcatcttcatcactacCCTTACAATCAACAAACAATATCTCTTTCACTAATAACAACTCCACTACTCCGTTAATCCTTCAGCAGCAGCAACAAACCCCACCGTTAATGTTTTCGAACGCGAACAACACCGACGCTGTTACGAATCCGAACCGTTACGGTGCGGCTGAGAAGAGAACCTCGATGGCCGCGATGAGGGAGATGATATTCCGAATAGCAGCGATGCAACCGATTTACATAGACCCGGAATCAGTAAAACCGCCAAAGAGAAGGAACGTGAAGATCTCAAAGGATCCTCAGAGCGTAGCAGCAAGACACAGAAGAGAAAGAATAAGCGAGAAAATAAGAATACTCCAGAGAATGGTGCCCGGTGGAACGAAGATGGATACTGCATCAATGTTGGATGAAGCTATTCATTATGTTAAATTTCTCAAGACACAGTTGAAGACATTGCAGGAACATGCCAACAATAACAGGACTGTTGCTGGTTCTGGGATAGGGTTCCCTGTTTCATTGCCTAAACCTTATCAAGCTCGTAGTGTTGATCATTATGGTGATTAA